In Neomonachus schauinslandi chromosome 6, ASM220157v2, whole genome shotgun sequence, a genomic segment contains:
- the SH2D1B gene encoding SH2 domain-containing protein 1B produces the protein MDLPYYHGPLSKRDCETLLLEDGIDGNFLIRDSESMPGVLCLCVSFKNFVYTYRIFKERHGFYNIQTVEGAPKQIFSNLKELISTFEKPNQGLVVHLGHPIKQAIFCPRWRRSQIKLDDIYENSNSDYVEVLP, from the exons atggatcTGCCCTATTACCACGGCCCTCTGTCCAAGAGAGACTGTGAGACCCTGCTGCTGGAGGACGGGATAGACGGCAACTTTCTGATAAGGGACAGCGAGTCCATGCCCGGAGTTCTGTGCCTCTGTGTCTC GTTTAAAAATTTCGTATACACATACCGAATCTTCAAAGAGAGACATGGGTTTTACAATATACAG ACTGTAGAAGGTGCTCCCAAACAGATCTTCTCAAACCTAAAGGAATTGATCTCCACATTTGAGAAACCAAATCAAGGGCTGGTGGTCCACCTTGGACATCCGATAAAGCAAGCCATCTTCTGCCCGAGATGGAGACGATCACAGATAAAGCTGGATGATATTTACG agaacAGTAACAGTGACTATGTGGAGGTCTTGCCTTGA